Proteins found in one Microcella daejeonensis genomic segment:
- the pknB gene encoding Stk1 family PASTA domain-containing Ser/Thr kinase has translation MSTSMTDPMIGRLIDGRYQVRSRIARGGMATVYLATDQRLERLVAVKIMHGHLADDSTFTERFIQEARSAARLAHPNVVNVFDQGQDADSAYLVMEYLPGITLRDLLQEYGALTSEQTMDIVEALLSGLAAAHRAGIVHRDLKPENVLLADDGRIKIGDFGLARAATAATATGAALLGTIAYLSPELVTRGIADTRSDIYAVGIMMFEMLTGEQPFKGEQPMQIAYQHANDSVPAPSGTNPKVPAELDELVLWATARDPEDRPADARELLEQVQETARNLETSLTGTGPQKTMAFATPLVAQGDTAETQVLGTRGAVAAAVTPAASAMATSSATGELARAAAPRRRRGWILLAVVLLLAGLAAGAGWWFGAGPGAQATIEDVRGLSVEEAQLALEEQGVLVSETQGEAFDPEVPAGLVAGTDPPAGEIVARDLPVQLVVSLGREPTTVPGVIGIPEADARLALETARLVPAEQTIAQFDGEIPEGSVVALVSLAEDGTETAIEPESSSFVGTPVSLVVSAGPVPDVIGLPSADAIRAFEDRGLVASVVGEPVFNNDIAADGVVSVAGPEGAIRPGAEFALTLSKGPDLVDVPEVVGESINAARDILTEAGFEVTIETNAPSVFWGLAIVQEVRPGDAQVLRGTPITIVAFFD, from the coding sequence GTGAGCACTTCGATGACCGACCCGATGATCGGCCGGCTCATCGACGGCCGGTACCAGGTGCGCTCGCGCATCGCGCGGGGCGGTATGGCCACCGTGTACCTCGCCACCGATCAGCGCCTCGAGCGCCTCGTCGCGGTCAAGATCATGCACGGGCACCTGGCCGACGACAGCACCTTCACCGAGCGCTTCATCCAGGAGGCGCGCTCGGCCGCCCGTCTGGCCCACCCCAACGTGGTCAACGTCTTCGATCAGGGGCAGGATGCCGACTCGGCGTACCTCGTCATGGAGTACCTGCCCGGCATCACGCTGCGCGATCTGCTGCAGGAGTACGGCGCGCTGACGAGCGAGCAGACCATGGACATCGTCGAGGCGCTGCTCTCGGGCCTCGCCGCGGCCCACCGCGCCGGCATCGTGCACCGCGACCTCAAACCCGAGAACGTGCTGCTCGCCGACGACGGACGCATCAAGATCGGCGACTTCGGGCTCGCCCGGGCGGCGACCGCCGCGACGGCGACCGGGGCGGCCCTGCTCGGCACGATCGCCTACCTCTCCCCCGAGCTGGTGACCCGCGGCATCGCCGACACCCGCAGCGACATCTACGCCGTCGGCATCATGATGTTCGAGATGCTCACGGGCGAGCAGCCGTTCAAGGGCGAGCAGCCGATGCAGATCGCCTACCAGCACGCCAACGACTCCGTCCCCGCACCGAGCGGCACGAACCCCAAGGTGCCGGCCGAGCTCGACGAGCTCGTGCTGTGGGCGACCGCGCGCGATCCCGAGGACCGTCCCGCCGACGCCCGCGAGCTGCTCGAGCAGGTGCAGGAGACGGCCCGCAATCTCGAGACCTCCCTCACCGGCACCGGACCGCAGAAGACGATGGCGTTCGCGACGCCGCTCGTCGCGCAGGGCGACACGGCCGAGACGCAGGTGCTCGGCACGCGCGGCGCCGTCGCCGCGGCCGTGACGCCCGCCGCCTCCGCCATGGCGACCTCCAGCGCGACCGGGGAGCTCGCCCGCGCCGCGGCGCCGCGGCGGCGCCGCGGCTGGATCCTGCTCGCCGTCGTGCTGCTCCTCGCCGGCCTCGCCGCCGGAGCAGGATGGTGGTTCGGCGCGGGCCCCGGCGCGCAGGCGACGATCGAGGACGTGCGCGGCCTCTCGGTCGAGGAGGCGCAGCTCGCCCTCGAGGAGCAGGGCGTGCTCGTGTCGGAGACGCAGGGCGAGGCCTTCGACCCCGAGGTGCCCGCCGGTCTCGTCGCGGGCACCGACCCGCCCGCCGGCGAGATCGTGGCGCGCGACCTGCCCGTGCAGCTCGTCGTCTCGCTCGGTCGCGAGCCGACGACCGTCCCCGGCGTCATCGGGATCCCCGAGGCGGATGCCCGGCTCGCGCTCGAGACGGCCAGGCTCGTCCCGGCCGAGCAGACCATCGCGCAGTTCGACGGCGAGATCCCCGAGGGCTCGGTCGTGGCGCTCGTGAGCCTCGCGGAGGACGGCACGGAGACCGCGATCGAGCCGGAGTCGAGCTCGTTCGTCGGCACCCCGGTGAGCCTCGTGGTCTCCGCCGGCCCGGTGCCCGACGTGATCGGTCTGCCCTCCGCGGATGCGATCCGGGCCTTCGAGGATCGCGGACTCGTCGCCTCGGTCGTGGGCGAGCCGGTCTTCAACAACGACATCGCCGCGGACGGCGTCGTGAGCGTCGCCGGCCCGGAGGGCGCCATCCGCCCGGGCGCCGAGTTCGCGCTCACGCTCTCGAAGGGTCCCGACCTCGTGGACGTGCCCGAGGTGGTCGGCGAGAGCATCAACGCCGCCCGCGACATCCTCACCGAGGCCGGATTCGAGGTGACGATCGAGACGAACGCGCCGAGCGTCTTCTGGGGTCTCGCGATCGTGCAGGAGGTGCGCCCCGGGGACGCCCAGGTGCTGCGCGGCACGCCCATCACCATCGTCGCGTTCTTCGACTGA
- a CDS encoding class II 3-deoxy-7-phosphoheptulonate synthase: MVDPTEPVISADPAVLAGLDHWRTLPIKQQPAWPDAAAVAAASAELATMPPLVFAGEVDQLRERLARAARGEAFLLQGGDCAETFAGATADQIRNRVKTILQMAVVLTYGASMPVIKMGRMAGQFAKPRSSDNETRGDVTLPAYRGDIVNGYDFTPESRQADPARLVKGYHTSASTLNLIRAFTQGGFADLRMVHSWNKGFAANPANQRYEGLAGHIDRAIKFMEAAGADFDELKRVEFYSSHEGLLMDYERPMTRIDSRTGTPYNTSAHFLWIGERTRDLDHAHVDFFRRIRNPIGIKLGPSTTPETMEKLIDVLDPDREPGRITFITRMGAGTIRDALPPLLEAIKSFDATPLWVTDPMHGNGLTTPTGYKTRRFDDVVDEVKGFFEAHRAAGTHPGGIHVELTGDDVTECLGGSEMIDEATLATRYESLCDPRLNHMQSLELAFLVAEELGKA, translated from the coding sequence GTGGTCGATCCGACCGAACCCGTCATCTCCGCAGACCCCGCCGTGCTCGCCGGTCTCGACCACTGGCGCACGCTGCCGATCAAGCAGCAGCCCGCCTGGCCGGATGCCGCCGCCGTCGCCGCCGCCTCGGCCGAGCTCGCCACCATGCCGCCGCTCGTCTTCGCGGGCGAGGTCGACCAGTTGCGCGAGCGGCTCGCCCGCGCGGCCCGCGGCGAGGCCTTCCTGCTGCAGGGCGGCGACTGCGCCGAGACCTTCGCCGGAGCGACGGCCGACCAGATCCGCAACCGGGTCAAGACGATCCTGCAGATGGCGGTCGTGCTGACCTACGGCGCCTCGATGCCCGTCATCAAGATGGGCCGCATGGCCGGCCAGTTCGCCAAGCCCCGCTCGAGCGACAACGAGACCCGCGGCGACGTCACGCTGCCCGCGTACCGCGGCGACATCGTCAACGGCTACGACTTCACGCCCGAGTCGCGGCAGGCCGACCCGGCCCGCCTGGTCAAGGGCTACCACACGAGCGCGTCGACCCTGAACCTCATCCGCGCCTTCACGCAGGGCGGCTTCGCCGACCTGCGCATGGTGCACAGCTGGAACAAGGGCTTCGCCGCGAACCCCGCCAACCAGCGCTACGAGGGCCTCGCCGGTCACATCGATCGCGCGATCAAGTTCATGGAGGCGGCCGGCGCCGACTTCGACGAGCTCAAGCGCGTGGAGTTCTACTCCAGCCACGAGGGCCTGCTCATGGACTACGAGCGCCCGATGACCCGCATCGACTCCCGCACCGGCACGCCGTACAACACGAGCGCGCACTTCCTCTGGATCGGCGAGCGCACCCGCGACCTCGATCACGCGCACGTCGACTTCTTCCGCCGCATCCGCAACCCCATCGGCATCAAGCTCGGCCCGTCCACGACGCCCGAGACGATGGAGAAGCTCATCGACGTGCTCGACCCCGATCGCGAGCCGGGTCGCATCACCTTCATCACGCGCATGGGCGCGGGCACGATCCGGGATGCCCTCCCGCCGCTCCTCGAGGCGATCAAGAGCTTCGATGCCACTCCGCTGTGGGTCACCGACCCGATGCACGGCAACGGCCTCACCACCCCCACCGGGTACAAGACGCGCCGCTTCGACGACGTCGTCGACGAGGTCAAGGGCTTCTTCGAGGCGCACCGCGCGGCGGGCACGCATCCCGGCGGCATCCACGTCGAGCTCACCGGGGACGACGTCACCGAGTGCCTCGGCGGCTCGGAGATGATCGACGAGGCGACGCTCGCGACCCGCTACGAGTCGCTCTGCGACCCGCGGCTCAACCACATGCAGTCGCTCGAGCTCGCGTTCCTCGTCGCCGAGGAGCTCGGCAAGGCCTGA
- a CDS encoding lysophospholipid acyltransferase family protein, producing MFYWLMKNLVIGPILLTVFRPWVRGIENVPRNGPVILASNHLSFVDSVFLPLVLDRRVVFLAKSDYFTGKGVKGWLTKVFFEASGQLPIDRSGGRASEASLNTGLRVLADGYALGIYPEGTRSPDGIMYRGRTGVARMILESGAPVVPVAMIDTEKVMPIGVRIPKVMRPGVVFGEPLDFSRFAGLEGDRFVLRSITDEIMYELGRLSGQEYHDVYATTVKDRRPAHTR from the coding sequence GTGTTCTACTGGCTGATGAAAAACCTCGTCATCGGGCCGATCCTGCTCACGGTCTTCCGGCCGTGGGTGCGCGGCATCGAGAACGTCCCCCGCAACGGGCCGGTCATCCTCGCGAGCAACCACCTCTCCTTCGTCGACTCGGTGTTCCTGCCCCTCGTGCTCGATCGGCGCGTGGTGTTCCTGGCGAAGAGCGACTACTTCACCGGCAAGGGCGTCAAGGGCTGGCTCACGAAGGTCTTCTTCGAGGCGAGCGGCCAGCTGCCGATCGATCGCTCGGGCGGCCGGGCGAGCGAGGCCTCTCTCAACACGGGTCTGCGTGTCCTCGCCGACGGCTACGCGCTCGGCATCTACCCCGAGGGCACCCGCAGCCCCGACGGCATCATGTACCGCGGTCGCACGGGCGTCGCCCGCATGATCCTCGAGTCGGGGGCTCCCGTCGTGCCGGTCGCGATGATCGACACCGAGAAGGTCATGCCGATCGGCGTCCGCATCCCCAAGGTCATGCGCCCCGGCGTCGTCTTCGGCGAGCCGCTCGACTTCAGCCGCTTCGCCGGGCTCGAGGGCGACCGCTTCGTGCTGCGCTCGATCACGGACGAGATCATGTACGAGCTCGGCCGCCTGAGCGGCCAGGAGTATCACGACGTCTACGCCACGACGGTCAAGGACCGCCGCCCCGCGCACACGCGCTGA
- a CDS encoding ROK family glucokinase: MHAVGIDIGGTKIAGALVADDGVIVAEERRPTPAGDPAAIVDVVVGMVERLALGHRVVATGVAAAGFIDSAQSTVYYAPNIKWRNEPLRDRLRERLGMDVTIDNDANAAGWAEFRFGAARDARDMTMLTIGTGVGGAIVTGDRLLRGGFGTAGELGHLRVVPDGLPCGCGARGCIEQYGSGRALLRMANEIADAGGIGLALAAARERAGALDGGILAEYIAEGDPGALHALRQLGHWLGQACASLSAVLDPELFVFGGGVSIAGDLLLDPVRESYLSHLPARGYHPEPRFVVAELVNDAGVVGAADLARIHAEAATS; the protein is encoded by the coding sequence GTGCATGCTGTGGGAATCGACATCGGTGGGACCAAGATCGCGGGCGCGCTTGTCGCCGATGACGGGGTGATCGTCGCGGAGGAGCGCCGTCCGACGCCCGCCGGAGACCCGGCCGCCATCGTCGACGTCGTCGTCGGCATGGTGGAGCGCCTCGCGCTCGGGCATCGGGTCGTCGCCACGGGCGTCGCCGCCGCCGGCTTCATCGACTCCGCGCAGAGCACCGTCTACTACGCGCCGAACATCAAGTGGCGCAACGAGCCGCTGCGCGACCGGCTGCGCGAGCGCCTCGGCATGGACGTCACCATCGACAACGACGCCAACGCCGCCGGCTGGGCCGAGTTCCGCTTCGGCGCCGCGCGGGATGCCCGCGACATGACGATGCTGACGATCGGCACCGGGGTCGGCGGCGCGATCGTCACGGGCGACCGCCTGCTGCGCGGCGGCTTCGGCACGGCCGGCGAGCTCGGCCACCTGCGGGTCGTGCCCGACGGCCTGCCCTGCGGATGCGGGGCCCGCGGCTGCATCGAGCAGTACGGCTCGGGCCGCGCGCTGCTGCGCATGGCGAACGAGATCGCCGATGCCGGCGGCATCGGCCTGGCCCTGGCCGCCGCGCGCGAGCGGGCGGGGGCGCTCGATGGGGGCATCCTCGCCGAGTACATCGCCGAGGGGGACCCGGGAGCCCTGCACGCCCTGCGCCAGCTCGGGCACTGGCTCGGCCAGGCCTGCGCGAGCCTCTCGGCCGTGCTCGACCCCGAGCTGTTCGTCTTCGGCGGGGGAGTGTCGATCGCGGGCGATCTTCTGCTCGACCCGGTGCGCGAGAGCTACCTGAGCCACCTCCCGGCCCGGGGGTACCACCCCGAGCCGCGCTTCGTCGTCGCCGAGCTCGTCAACGACGCGGGGGTGGTCGGCGCCGCCGACCTCGCCCGCATCCACGCCGAGGCCGCGACGAGCTGA
- a CDS encoding AMP-dependent synthetase/ligase, translating to MKEFVVPAVVTPDPQANATDLLVDRVAIDPDAALFALPTADGGWQDVSAGEFHRQVVALAKGFMASGVQAGDKIGFICKTRYEWTLVDFAAWFAGAVLVPIYETSSPSQIQYILDNSEATAIIVETAEHFSRFDEIAGDVAHVATTWQMHLGDLDKLAAQGTGISDEQVEERRRIAVGSDLATLIYTSGSTGTPKGCILTHSNFVELSRNAAVAMKEVLAPGASTLLFITTAHVFARFISILAVHAGAKVGHQADTKQLLPALGSFKPTFLLAVPRVFEKVYNSSEQKAEAGGKGKIFRRAADVAVAHSQALDAGTVPFGLKVQFALFDRLVYSKLKAAMGGRVVYAVSGSAPLGLRLGHFFRSMGIRILEGYGLTETTAPATVNLVSKFKIGTTGPALPGVGVKIAEDGEILVKGINVFAGYWKNEAATAEVMDGEWFRTGDLGTLDDDGYLTITGRKKEIIVTAGGKNVAPAGLEDPIRSNPIIGQVVVVGDQKPFVSALITLDSEMLPVWLNNNGEEATMSLDAAARHPKVLAEVQRAVDVANARVSRAESIRKFTILATEFTEASGHLTPKMSIKRNVITADFASVIEGMYAGAPQTQGISLQG from the coding sequence GTGAAAGAGTTCGTCGTCCCGGCCGTCGTCACACCCGACCCCCAGGCCAACGCCACCGACCTCCTCGTCGACCGCGTGGCCATCGACCCCGACGCCGCGCTCTTCGCGCTGCCGACCGCCGACGGCGGCTGGCAGGACGTCTCGGCCGGGGAGTTCCACCGCCAGGTCGTCGCGCTCGCGAAGGGCTTCATGGCCTCCGGCGTGCAGGCCGGCGACAAGATCGGCTTCATCTGCAAGACGCGCTACGAGTGGACCCTCGTCGACTTCGCCGCCTGGTTCGCCGGCGCCGTGCTCGTGCCGATCTACGAGACCAGCTCGCCGAGCCAGATCCAGTACATCCTCGACAACTCCGAGGCGACCGCGATCATCGTCGAGACGGCCGAGCACTTCTCGCGCTTCGACGAGATCGCCGGCGACGTGGCGCACGTCGCCACCACCTGGCAGATGCACCTCGGCGACCTCGACAAGCTCGCCGCTCAGGGCACGGGCATCAGCGACGAGCAGGTCGAGGAGCGCCGCCGGATCGCCGTCGGCTCGGATCTCGCGACGCTCATCTACACCTCCGGCTCGACCGGCACCCCCAAGGGCTGCATCCTCACCCACTCGAACTTCGTGGAGCTCAGCCGCAACGCCGCGGTCGCCATGAAGGAGGTGCTGGCGCCGGGAGCATCCACCCTGCTCTTCATCACCACCGCGCACGTCTTCGCCCGGTTCATCTCCATCCTCGCCGTGCACGCCGGGGCCAAGGTCGGCCACCAGGCCGACACCAAGCAGCTCCTGCCGGCGCTCGGCTCCTTCAAGCCCACGTTCCTGCTCGCCGTGCCGCGCGTCTTCGAGAAGGTCTACAACTCCTCGGAGCAGAAGGCCGAGGCCGGGGGCAAGGGCAAGATCTTCCGCCGGGCGGCCGACGTCGCCGTCGCCCACTCGCAGGCGCTCGACGCCGGCACCGTCCCGTTCGGGCTCAAGGTGCAGTTCGCGCTCTTCGACCGCCTGGTGTACTCCAAGCTCAAGGCCGCGATGGGCGGCCGCGTCGTCTACGCGGTCTCCGGATCGGCTCCCCTCGGTCTGCGGCTCGGCCACTTCTTCCGCAGCATGGGCATCCGGATCCTCGAGGGCTACGGCCTGACCGAGACGACGGCGCCGGCCACGGTCAACCTGGTGAGCAAGTTCAAGATCGGCACGACCGGCCCGGCCCTGCCCGGCGTCGGCGTGAAGATCGCCGAGGACGGCGAGATCCTCGTCAAGGGCATCAACGTCTTCGCCGGCTACTGGAAGAACGAGGCGGCGACGGCCGAGGTGATGGACGGCGAGTGGTTCCGCACGGGCGACCTCGGCACCCTCGACGATGACGGCTACCTCACGATCACCGGGCGCAAGAAGGAGATCATCGTCACGGCCGGAGGCAAGAACGTCGCCCCCGCCGGGCTCGAGGACCCGATCCGCTCGAACCCGATCATCGGCCAGGTCGTCGTCGTGGGCGATCAGAAGCCCTTCGTCTCGGCCCTCATCACGCTCGACAGCGAGATGCTGCCGGTCTGGCTCAACAACAACGGCGAGGAGGCGACGATGTCGCTCGACGCCGCGGCCCGGCACCCGAAGGTGCTCGCCGAGGTGCAGCGCGCGGTCGACGTGGCCAACGCCCGCGTCTCGCGCGCCGAGTCGATCCGCAAGTTCACCATCCTCGCCACCGAGTTCACGGAGGCGAGCGGTCATCTCACGCCGAAGATGAGCATCAAGCGCAACGTCATCACCGCCGACTTCGCGTCGGTGATCGAGGGCATGTACGCCGGGGCTCCGCAGACGCAGGGGATCTCGCTGCAGGGCTGA
- a CDS encoding peptide deformylase — translation MTVRPIRLFGDPVLRSRTDEIGRIDDSTRRLVADLLDTVREPGRAGVAANQIGVGLRAFSYNVDGVVGYVLNPVLVEVRGEPEPVDEGCLSVPGVGFPRLRHPWARVTGIDLDGAPVELAGEGLLAQALQHETDHLDGRLYIEGLEPEVKRAAMQAIRRQEWFGR, via the coding sequence ATGACCGTCCGCCCCATCCGCCTCTTCGGCGACCCCGTCCTCCGATCGCGCACGGACGAGATCGGCCGCATCGACGACAGCACCCGTCGCCTCGTCGCCGACCTGCTCGACACCGTGCGCGAGCCGGGCCGCGCCGGCGTCGCCGCCAACCAGATCGGGGTCGGCCTGCGGGCGTTCAGCTACAACGTCGACGGCGTCGTGGGGTACGTGCTCAACCCCGTGCTCGTCGAGGTGCGCGGCGAGCCGGAGCCCGTCGACGAGGGCTGCCTCTCCGTGCCGGGCGTCGGCTTCCCGCGGCTGCGCCACCCCTGGGCCCGTGTCACCGGCATCGACCTCGACGGCGCCCCCGTCGAGCTCGCGGGGGAGGGCCTGCTCGCCCAGGCCCTGCAGCACGAGACCGACCATCTCGACGGACGCCTCTACATCGAGGGGCTCGAGCCCGAGGTCAAGCGCGCGGCCATGCAGGCCATCCGTCGCCAGGAGTGGTTCGGCCGCTGA
- a CDS encoding MinD/ParA family ATP-binding protein, with product MVPDRARRDDATVDDGLEPSGDDLAASLPESLTIEVALPAPVRVAPDDETAVALSGQSIDPGVIEVLETGTTTIALADDSLARATTSPPTDTGGVAVADYTRHERMHGTRVGPESAAMLTADRLIDSRRGLRAQPEGAWPRFVYRATLHRVNLGDSPKVRARKELDARIDIALEGGARFVPVLTRKGGVGKTTVTTLLGMALASVREDRIIAIDANPDRGTLSERITKQTRATVRDVVNRAASIQGYTDFSTLVSRDETRLDVLASDTDPMLSEAFDENDYNVVADLAARYYSIVLTDCGTGIVHSVMRATLQRADSIVIVSGGSVDEARLASETLTWLEANGYGALVRNAVVAINAGTQATNLVKLDEIEAHFASRVRAIVRIPYDEQLAAGSAINWDSLHPTTRYYARQLAAIVMDGMPVVER from the coding sequence ATGGTGCCTGACCGCGCCCGTCGGGATGACGCGACCGTCGACGACGGACTCGAGCCCTCCGGCGACGATCTCGCCGCCTCGCTGCCCGAGTCCCTCACCATCGAGGTGGCGCTCCCGGCCCCGGTGCGCGTCGCCCCCGACGATGAGACCGCCGTCGCCCTCTCCGGCCAGTCGATCGATCCGGGCGTCATCGAGGTCCTCGAGACCGGCACGACGACTATCGCCCTCGCCGACGACTCCCTCGCCCGCGCCACCACGTCCCCGCCCACCGACACGGGCGGCGTCGCGGTCGCCGACTACACCCGCCATGAGCGGATGCACGGCACGCGCGTCGGCCCGGAGTCGGCCGCGATGCTCACCGCCGACCGCCTCATCGACTCCCGCAGGGGTCTGCGGGCGCAGCCCGAGGGCGCGTGGCCGCGCTTCGTGTACCGCGCGACCCTGCACCGGGTGAACCTCGGAGACTCCCCGAAGGTGCGCGCCCGCAAGGAGCTCGACGCCCGCATCGACATCGCGCTCGAGGGCGGGGCCCGCTTCGTCCCGGTGCTCACCCGCAAGGGCGGTGTCGGCAAGACCACCGTCACCACGCTGCTCGGCATGGCGCTCGCCTCGGTGCGCGAGGACCGCATCATCGCCATCGACGCGAACCCCGACCGCGGCACGCTGAGCGAGCGCATCACCAAGCAGACCCGGGCGACCGTGCGGGATGTCGTGAACCGCGCGGCGAGCATCCAGGGCTACACCGATTTCTCGACGCTCGTCTCGCGCGACGAGACCCGCCTCGACGTGCTCGCGAGCGATACCGATCCGATGCTGTCGGAGGCCTTCGACGAGAACGACTACAACGTCGTCGCCGACCTCGCCGCACGGTACTACTCGATCGTGCTGACCGACTGCGGCACGGGCATCGTTCACTCCGTCATGCGCGCGACGCTGCAGCGGGCCGACTCGATCGTCATCGTCTCGGGCGGCAGCGTCGACGAGGCCCGGCTCGCCTCCGAGACGCTCACGTGGCTCGAGGCGAACGGCTACGGCGCTCTCGTGCGCAACGCTGTCGTCGCGATCAACGCCGGCACCCAGGCCACGAACCTCGTCAAGCTCGACGAGATCGAGGCGCACTTCGCCTCGCGCGTGCGGGCGATCGTGCGCATCCCCTACGACGAGCAGCTCGCGGCGGGCAGCGCGATCAACTGGGACTCGCTGCACCCCACCACCCGCTATTACGCCCGCCAGCTGGCGGCGATCGTCATGGACGGCATGCCCGTCGTGGAGCGCTGA